Proteins from a single region of Nomascus leucogenys isolate Asia chromosome 21, Asia_NLE_v1, whole genome shotgun sequence:
- the PGGHG gene encoding protein-glucosylgalactosylhydroxylysine glucosidase has protein sequence MEDTGEDPTTFAAHSLPSDPRLLATVTNAYLGTRVFHDTLHVSGVYNGAGGDTHRAMLPSPLNVRLEAPAGMGEQLTETFALDTNTGSFLHTLEGPRFRASQCIYAHRTLPHVLAFRVSIARLAPGSGPITLLLRSVFSPESPDLDLHQGPDFQGAR, from the exons ATGGAGGACACCGGCGAGGACCCCACCACGTTTGCTGCCCACTCTCTGCCCAGTGACCCCCGTCTCTTGGCCACTGTGACCAACGCATACCTGGGCACACGAGTGTTTCACGACACGCTGCACGTGAGCGGCGTGTACAATGGGGCTGGTGGGGACACGCACCGGGCCATGCTGCCCAGCCCCCTCAACGTCCGGCTGGAGGCTCCTGCAGGGATGGGGGAGCAGCTGACCGAGACCTTTGCCCTGGACACCAACACAG GCTCCTTTCTTCACACCTTGGAGGGCCCCCGCTTCCGGGCCTCCCAGTGCATCTATGCGCACCGCACGCTGCCCCACGTCCTGGCTTTCCGTGTGTCCATCGCCCGCCTGGCCCCCGGGAGTGGGCCCATCACGCTGCTCCTGCGGTCAGTCTTCTCCCCAGAAAGCCCAGACCTGGACCTGCATCAGGGTCCTGACTTCCAGGGAGCCCGGTAA
- the LOC101175734 gene encoding interferon-induced transmembrane protein 3: MNHTVQTFFSPVNSGQPPNYEVLKEEHEVAVLGAPHNPAAPTSTVIHIRSETSVPDHVVWSLFNTLFMNPCCLGFIAFAYSVKSRDRKMVGDLTGAQAYASTAKCLNIWALILGILMTILLIVIPVLIVQAHR, translated from the exons ATGAACCACACTGTCCAAACCTTCTTCTCTCCTGTCAACAGCGGCCAGCCCCCCAACTATGAGGTGCTCAAGGAGGAGCACGAGGTGGCCGTGCTGGGGGCGCCCCACAACCCTGCTGCCCCGACGTCCACCGTGATCCACATCCGCAGCGAGACCTCCGTGCCCGACCATGTCGTCTGGTCCCTGTTCAACACCCTCTTCATGAACCCCTGCTGCCTGGGCTTCATAGCATTCGCCTACTCCGTGAAG TCTAGGGACAGGAAGATGGTTGGCGACCTGACCGGGGCCCAGGCCTATGCCTCCACCGCCAAGTGCCTGAACATCTGGGCCCTGATTCTGGGCATCCTCATGACCATTCTGCTCATCGTCATCCCAGTGTTGATCGTCCAGGCCCATCGATAG
- the LOC105739128 gene encoding uncharacterized protein LOC105739128 has translation MTCNPHTPPTIPRPAPRAESCMSPLSSHTFLQWHSIKCICFWWCCDFTWGAVLLEAQMDPPFMSRLVSPCTAPSGLCAVLGVGASAQAFWFRASRRGQQLDPGPWEEFLCPAGLSSDSRWALFGNVSAESGTPWAQGHILGLSAIQALGSGQREGLSPQQGQGGARWHRLPSCSQAPLCGAGDLALVPRGGGSTELPASELSGAASPAHVGSSGPVGGRGPCAQGSS, from the exons ATGACCTGTAACCCACATACTCCACCTACCATTCCTCGCCCTGCGCCCAGAGCCGAGTCCTGTATGAGCCCTTTATCCTCACACACTTTTCTACAATGGCATTCAATAAAGTGTATATGCTTCTGGTGGTGCTGCGACTTCACCTGGGGAGCGGTCCTGCTG GAAGCCCAGATGGACCCCCCTTTCATGAGCAGGTTGGTCAGCCCCTGCACTGCCCCTTCTGGCCTCTGTGCAGTTCTTGGGGTCGGGGCAAGTGCTCAGGCCTTCTGGTTTCGGGCCTCCCGCCGTGGGCAGCAGCTGGATCCAGGACCCTGGGAGGAGTTCCTGTGTCCTGCAGGTCTCAGCTCCGACTCAAGGTGGGCTCTTTTCGGGAACGTCAGTGCTGAGTCCGGGACACCCTGGGCCCAAGGCCACATTCTCGGCCTGTCAGCAATCCAGGCTCTCGGCTCAGGACAGAGGGAAGGGTTAAGCCCCCAGCAGGGCCAGGGAGGGGCAAGGTGGCACCGGCTCCCCAGCTGCTCCCAGGCCCCGCTCTGTGGTGCTGGGGACCTGGCTTTAGTTCCTCGGGGTGGAGGGAGCACCGAGCTGCCTGCCTCCGAGCTCTCTGGAGCAGCCAGTCCTGCACATGTGGGCAGCTCAGGCCCTGTGGGAGGGAGAGGGCCTTGTGCCCAGGGCAGCAGCTGA
- the LOC100594097 gene encoding interferon-induced transmembrane protein 3: protein MNHTVQTFFSPVNSGQPPNYEVLKEEHEVAVLGAPHNPAAPTSTVIHIRSETSVPDHVVWSLFNTLFMNPCCLGFIAFAYSVKSRDRKMVGDLTGAQAYASTAKCLNIWALILGILMTILLIIIPVLIFQAYQ from the exons ATGAACCACACTGTCCAAACCTTCTTCTCTCCTGTCAACAGCGGCCAGCCCCCCAACTATGAGGTGCTCAAGGAGGAGCACGAGGTGGCCGTGCTGGGGGCGCCCCACAACCCTGCTGCCCCGACGTCCACCGTGATCCACATCCGCAGCGAGACCTCCGTGCCCGACCATGTCGTCTGGTCCCTGTTCAACACCCTCTTCATGAACCCCTGCTGCCTGGGCTTCATAGCATTCGCCTACTCCGTGAAG TCTAGGGACAGGAAGATGGTTGGCGACCTGACCGGGGCCCAGGCCTATGCCTCCACCGCCAAGTGCCTGAACATCTGGGCCCTGATTCTGGGCATCCTCATGACCATTCTGCTCATCATCATCCCAGTGTTGATCTTCCAGGCCTATCAATAG
- the IFITM5 gene encoding interferon-induced transmembrane protein 5, translated as MDTAYPREDPRAPTPSKAGAHTALTLGAPHHPPRDHLIWSVFSTLYLNLCCLGFLALAYSIKARDQKVVGDLEAARRFGSKAKCYNILAAMWTLVPPLLLLGLVVTGALHLARLAKDSAAFFSTKFDDADYD; from the exons ATGGACACGGCGTATCCCCGCGAGGACCCCCGGGCCCCCACGCCCAGCAAGGCCGGTGCCCACACAGCCCTCACACTGGGGGCCCCGCACCACCCGCCTCGAGACCACCTGATCTGGTCGGTGTTCAGCACCCTCTACCTGAACCTGTGTTGCCTCGGCTTCCTGGCACTTGCCTACTCCATCAAG GCCCGAGATCAGAAGGTGGTTGGTGACCTGGAAGCGGCCCGGCGTTTTGGCTCCAAAGCCAAGTGCTACAACATCCTGGCCGCGATGTGGACGCTGGTGCCGCCACTGCTGCTCCTGGGGCTGGTGGTGACTGGGGCCCTGCACCTGGCCCGGCTGGCCAAGGACTCTGCCGCCTTCTTCAGCACCAAGTTCGACGATGCGGACTATGACTGA
- the IFITM1 gene encoding interferon-induced transmembrane protein 1, whose amino-acid sequence MHKEEHEVAVLGAPPSTILPRSTVINIHSETSVPDHVVWSLFNTLFLNWCCLGFIAYAYSVKSRDRKMVGDLTGAQAYASTAKCLNIWALILGILMTIGFILLLVFGSVTVYHIMLQIIQEKRGD is encoded by the exons ATGCACAAGGAGGAGCACGAGGTGGCTGTGCTGGGGGCACCCCCCAGCACCATCCTTCCAAGGTCCACCGTGATCAACATCCACAGCGAGACCTCCGTGCCCGACCATGTCGTCTGGTCCCTGTTCAACACCCTCTTCTTGAACTGGTGCTGCCTGGGCTTCATAGCATACGCCTACTCCGTGAAG TCTAGGGACAGGAAGATGGTTGGCGACCTGACCGGGGCCCAGGCCTATGCCTCCACCGCCAAGTGCCTGAACATCTGGGCCCTGATTCTGGGCATCCTCATGACCATTGGATTCATCCTGTTGCTGGTGTTTGGCTCTGTGACAGTCTACCATATTATGTTACAGATAATACAGGAAAAACGGGGTGACTAG